From Pseudomonas alcaligenes, a single genomic window includes:
- a CDS encoding cytochrome c1 translates to MKKLFAAFVFAALPALALASSGHEVHLDQVDIDLTDKAALQDGARTFANYCMGCHSAKFQRYERVATDLGIPEALMMENLVFTGAKIGDHMQNGMRPQDAKVWFGAAPPDLTLVARVRGTDWLYTYLRSFYEDSTRPWGVNNKVFPNVGMPNVLVGLQGRQVVGCKQVQVVEEGKKQFDPLTGAPITHEACDQLTIVPKSGTQTEAEFDETVHNLVTFLAYSANPVKLESQRIGTYVLLYLAFFFVFAYLLKREYWKDVH, encoded by the coding sequence ATGAAGAAGCTATTTGCTGCATTTGTATTCGCCGCTCTGCCGGCTCTGGCTCTGGCGTCCTCCGGCCATGAAGTCCATCTCGATCAGGTCGATATCGACCTGACCGACAAGGCTGCCCTGCAGGATGGTGCGCGTACCTTCGCCAACTATTGCATGGGCTGCCACAGTGCCAAGTTCCAGCGCTACGAGCGTGTAGCCACCGACCTGGGCATTCCGGAAGCGCTGATGATGGAAAACCTGGTGTTCACCGGTGCCAAGATCGGTGACCACATGCAGAACGGCATGCGTCCGCAGGATGCCAAGGTCTGGTTCGGTGCGGCGCCGCCCGACCTGACCCTGGTGGCTCGTGTGCGTGGTACCGACTGGCTGTACACCTACCTGCGTTCCTTCTATGAAGACTCCACCCGTCCGTGGGGTGTGAACAACAAGGTGTTCCCGAACGTCGGCATGCCCAACGTGCTGGTTGGCCTGCAGGGTCGCCAGGTCGTAGGTTGCAAGCAGGTTCAGGTGGTTGAAGAGGGCAAGAAGCAGTTCGACCCGCTGACCGGCGCGCCGATCACTCACGAAGCCTGCGACCAGCTGACCATCGTGCCGAAGAGCGGTACTCAGACCGAAGCGGAGTTCGACGAGACGGTGCACAACCTGGTGACCTTCCTCGCGTACTCGGCCAACCCGGTCAAGCTGGAGAGCCAGCGCATCGGTACCTACGTACTGCTGTACCTGGCCTTCTTCTTCGTGTTCGCCTACCTGCTCAAGCGCGAATACTGGAAGGACGTGCACTGA
- a CDS encoding cytochrome bc complex cytochrome b subunit, with amino-acid sequence MEKFMAWIDARFPATKMWEDHLSKYYAPKNFNFFYFFGSLALLVLVNQILTGIWLTMSFTPSAEEAFASVEYIMRDVDYGWIIRLMHSTGASAFFIVVYMHMFRGLLYGSYQKPRELVWVFGMLIYLALMAEAFMGYLLPWGQMSYWGAQVIISLFGAIPVIGDDLTQWIRGDYLISGITLNRFFALHVIALPIVLLGLVVLHILALHEVGSNNPDGVDIKKKKDENGIPLDGIAFHPYYTVKDIVGVVVFLFVFCAIIFFFPEMGGYFLEKPNFEQANAFKTPEHIAPVWYFTPFYAILRAVPDKLLGVIAMGAAIAVLFVLPWLDRSPVKSMRYKGWLSKGWLLVFCVSFVILGVLGVLPPTDERTLLARICTALYFAYFILMPFYTRMEKTKPVPERVTG; translated from the coding sequence TGGATCGATGCGCGCTTCCCCGCGACCAAGATGTGGGAAGACCATCTGAGCAAGTACTACGCCCCGAAGAACTTCAACTTCTTCTACTTCTTCGGCTCCCTGGCACTGCTGGTGCTGGTTAACCAGATCCTGACCGGTATCTGGCTGACCATGAGCTTCACCCCGTCCGCCGAGGAGGCCTTCGCCTCCGTCGAATACATCATGCGCGACGTGGACTACGGCTGGATCATTCGCCTGATGCACTCCACCGGTGCCTCGGCGTTCTTCATCGTGGTCTACATGCACATGTTCCGCGGCCTGCTCTACGGTTCCTACCAGAAGCCGCGCGAGTTGGTGTGGGTGTTCGGCATGCTGATCTACCTCGCCCTGATGGCCGAGGCCTTCATGGGCTACCTGCTGCCCTGGGGCCAGATGTCCTACTGGGGTGCCCAGGTGATCATCTCGCTGTTCGGTGCCATCCCGGTGATCGGCGATGACCTGACCCAGTGGATCCGTGGTGACTACCTGATCTCCGGTATCACCCTGAACCGCTTCTTCGCCCTGCACGTGATCGCGCTGCCGATCGTCCTGCTCGGCCTGGTCGTGCTGCACATCCTGGCGCTGCACGAAGTCGGTTCGAACAACCCGGACGGCGTCGACATCAAGAAGAAGAAGGACGAGAACGGCATTCCGCTCGACGGCATCGCCTTCCATCCCTACTACACCGTGAAAGACATCGTCGGCGTGGTGGTCTTCCTGTTCGTGTTCTGCGCCATCATCTTCTTCTTCCCGGAGATGGGCGGTTACTTCCTCGAGAAGCCGAACTTCGAACAGGCCAACGCCTTCAAGACCCCTGAGCACATTGCTCCGGTGTGGTACTTCACCCCGTTCTACGCCATCCTGCGTGCCGTTCCGGACAAGCTGCTGGGCGTAATCGCCATGGGCGCCGCCATTGCCGTGCTGTTCGTCCTGCCGTGGCTGGATCGTAGCCCGGTCAAGTCGATGCGCTACAAGGGCTGGCTGAGCAAGGGCTGGCTGCTGGTGTTCTGCGTGTCCTTCGTGATTCTCGGCGTGCTTGGTGTTCTGCCGCCGACCGATGAGCGCACGCTGCTGGCGCGTATCTGCACCGCGCTGTATTTCGCCTACTTCATCCTGATGCCGTTCTACACCCGGATGGAGAAGACTAAACCGGTTCCGGAAAGGGTGACTGGCTGA